A single Lycorma delicatula isolate Av1 chromosome 12, ASM4794821v1, whole genome shotgun sequence DNA region contains:
- the ich gene encoding zinc finger protein ichor, with amino-acid sequence MKYPGGDSEVLDPLLLSGWTGASEHFLADGTHKLDPDDEEDSKAAMDEIDLLFTTPSAAGGNNNEPNNNSLAELKPLAPFNGYTGHLSINGIPGHHYHAIAAAPSSPRVSVETNNNSSETADQNTTVYYTADQVVSSSTMDLDAACIKTESVDYNSLLPPEIEDIAAIIGSAIADTTVQVSGETSRDSWMDLDMWIDSAVNQSGGVLSAESLQDFVGNLQFAVATAPQVAATTTQSIYQHIKNESGYMPLLQRRLQNGPPKQDTLAYMVTECSSPSSSTTTYLAHSPPGHVVSTSDLQVRYNPVHSSTRPSPELQVSFPHTTTPGKKSKSRNKNKTTAAATSTVVYSEGALGKEKPVHRCTICNRGFLNKSNIKVHLRTHTGEKPFRCEVCGKAFRQKAHLIKHAQIHKRIGRD; translated from the exons ATGAAATACCCTGGCGGTGACTCGGAAGTCCTGGACCCGCTGCTACTTTCCGGCTGGACCGGTGCCTCCGAGCACTTCCTAGCCGACGGTACTCACAAGCTGGATCCCGACGACGAAGAGGATTCCAAGGCGGCGATGGACGAAATCGATCTACTATTTACAACTCCCTCCGCCGCCGGTGGAAACAACAACGAACCGAATAATAATAGTTTAGCAGAATTAAAACCGTTAGCTCCGTTTAACGGTTACACCGGACATTTAAGCATCAACGGAATCCCCGGCCATCATTATCATGCGATCGCCGCAGCGCCGAGTTCGCCGCGAGTCAGTGTCGAAACAAATAATAACAGTTCTGAAACGGCCGATCAAAATACAACGGTATATTACACCGCAGATCAAGTAGTCAGTTCCTCGACGATGGACTTAGATGCCGCTTGTATAAAAACGGAATCGGTCGATTATAATTCTTTATTGCCACCCGAAATCGAAGACATCGCAGCTATTATCGGTTCCGCTATAGCCGATACCACGGTACAAGTCAGCGGAGAAACGTCGAGAGATAGTTGGATGGATTTAGATATGTGGATCGACAGTGCGGTTAATCAGTCCGGCGGTG TATTATCGGCGGAATCGTTACAAGATTTCGTCGGTAATCTTCAATTCGCCGTCGCAACCGCACCGCAAGTAGCGGCGACGACGACGCAATCGATATATCAACATATTAAAAACGAATCGGGTTATATGCCGTTATTACAACGTCGTTTACAAAACGGACCGCCGAAACAAGATACGTTAGCATATATGGTTACAGAATGTTCTTCACCCTCATCGAGTACTACCACGTATTTAGCACACAGTCCACCAGGACATGTCGTAAGCACATCGGATTTGCAAGTAAGGTATAATCCGGTACACAGTTCGACAAGACCTTCACCAGAACTTCAAGTAAGTTTTCCCCATACAACGACACCCGGTAAAAAGTCAAAAagtcgaaataaaaataaaacaactgcgGCCGCAACATCAACGGTCGTTTATAGTGAAGGTGCTCTCGGTAAAGAAAAACCGGTACATAGATGTACCATATGTAATCGTGGATTtcttaataaatctaatattaaagtACATCTTCGAACGCATACGGGTGAAAAACCTTTCAGATGTGAGGTTTGCGGTAAAGCTTTTAGACAAAAAGCACATCTTATAAAACATGCACAAATACATAAACGTATCGGTCGAGATTAa